One window of Medicago truncatula cultivar Jemalong A17 chromosome 2, MtrunA17r5.0-ANR, whole genome shotgun sequence genomic DNA carries:
- the LOC25487848 gene encoding SNF1-related protein kinase regulatory subunit beta-3, which translates to MNSQLVVDLNSKMNNPYAANPGEATVMGFEILKTSDSGYNNAYPLNEDEARDPPEIPPQLQNTLVGYPANVDSFSSLPLPQNAILNHLYIENREPQRSVVALGYTHRFRTKFVTAVLYKPVQRRGATNI; encoded by the exons ATGAATTCACAACTAGTGGTTGACTTGAATAGCAAGATGAATAATCCATATGCTGCAAACCCG GGTGAAGCAACTGTCATGggatttgaaattttaaaaacatctGACTCCGGTTACAATAATGCATACCCTTTGAATGAAGACGAGGCACGTGATCCACCTGAGATTCCTCCACAATTGCAAAACACCTTGGTCGGCTATCCTGCTAATGTCGATAGTTTTAGTTCTCTTCCATTGCCTCAGAACGCAATTCTAAATCATCTTTATATTGAGAATAGAGAGCCACAAAGATCTGTGGTGGCTTTGGGATACACTCATCGCTTTCGTACCAAATTTGTTACAGCAGTGCTCTACAAACCAGTTCAAAGAAGGGGAGCCACAAACATTTGA